In Brienomyrus brachyistius isolate T26 chromosome 2, BBRACH_0.4, whole genome shotgun sequence, the genomic window ATCTCTCATCTCTCGAATGGAAACTCTGCTTTAACCTACTGCCAACAGACTCTAAGAAcactctgaaaagcagcattttaATGACAGTGGGTGCAATGACCTTTTAGTTGAGTGCTAAGATGATGTCCTGTGTTAGGACAGTGTTCAGGGGCTCAGTGTTCAGTAGGGATGTGCATCTCCAGGTGATGTGAAACACATCTTGATGGAACGCCAATACATTGCGTATGATACGTATGAAGCAGCTACTATTGTGATACAACACGATTCAATCCCTATTGCGAATCGACATGATACGATGCGATGGACGCAACTCCAACTCGCGAGACTCGGCCTAGAGTGCAGTGAATTGGCCACTGACAGCAGTGGAGAACTGGAGATGAAAGAAGGTGCTTGAGAAACAGTTTAGAGAGGGGGAATCAatctaaatataaaattattggtcacatttttaaataatagggTTTCAGCtaataatgaaatatttatgtaaCCCTGGCCATGAGCTGCTACCTGCTCTAACTCCTGCGGACAGTGCAGGCCAGACCCTGGAGTGTTGTGTTGTGGCATGTTGATGTGATGTAGCACGGTGAGGGAGATGCAGACCCAGGTGCGATACAGCAGCAGTAACCGAGGTGACAGTCTGATTTCTGCTGTTCTGACCCAGCGGGAAGTGCAGTATGATGGGAGAGGGGGGTGACGGTGAATACAGCCTGGAGGTGAATATGAGttaaacaacaaaataaaacttGCTCATAGgcctaaaactaaataaaaaacttttatgtttgcatttagagaaaaaaatagcaaagcaaaaaacaaaatactttgGACTGTATTTAAATTCTTCCTCTCTTTCCGATAAACATAAGAACAAATTGATGATTCTTCTCCATTCACAGACACAAAAGAGAGTCTGCAATAGTCACTAATCAAACTTTTCCATGTTGGCTCCGGAAAACAAGGAGAAATACAACAAAATTATAAGGAGTCATATTTCACCAGTTACTGGCTTAGTTATGCCCCAAAAGAACTAACTGCTAATAACCATAGCGGACACCATGATTGTTGAAATATATATCATTTAGAAAATCGTTAGACATATTACATTTAatcaaattaattatttattattcctAGATGTCGGATGATCCAGGAGCCATATTTTAGCTTaattcacaaacacaaacacaaaagaGAGCTTTCTTTAGCATGCAAAAGCTTACAAACACAAGCAGGTTCGTGATAAAACACATGCCCTGCTGTGGTCTGTAAGCTTCATGACCCCGGGAAACATTAATAACACCAGTTGTGAGCTAAATAAATGATacgaaatgtaaaaaaaataatagctCACTATTGTACATTAATAAATTGGATTTTACTGATGCAATGATGTTAGAAATGATTTATCTGAAGTTCATCCCAAACGGTATCCAGGGCACACTTCCTTAATCGGGGGAGTTGCATCGGGAACTTTTATGCCGAAGCGCTCATGTGACTGGGTGAATATTACCATCCCTACACTGTAATCCCGAATAAGTTGGCAAAACTCAAAAAATTTGAGGTAATCAGTTACGTCAAATTGTTTAAGTTGTGAAATTATAATTTTAAGTAAGCAGAAAAATCTAGTTTTGAGTTTGTTGTACtcatgcaaaataatttgttctTACTTAAAATACCCAAGTTACCCTGTTTATACATTTTGAGATCAATtaacttatttttttcaatatCTCCCAACTTTAAATACTTAGTCACACTGCTTATACATTTTGATAGCATTTAACTTAATTCTTTTAATTTCTCCCAACTTTAAATACTTAGTCACCCAGCTTATACATTTTGattgtaataatttttttaaattaaattttccaTTTTGAGtttcataaatgaaattaacCAAATTCTAAATCTGTAAACACTATAAATGTATGAAAACGCATCTGTAATTTCAAGCAAACACACAATACcatttttaacatttatttttaaacaaaaaatgtcCAACAGGTAATACCAACATGAATGTTTACAGTAAACATGCCTTCTATAAACATACAAATTTCTCAAAACCTTTAAAACAGTTTGTCAGTAACAGATTTACAATAAacactattttaaaatgaataaagtaTGCCCAGAATGTTAATACAATGAAAAAGAATAACAATACTTTCTATGGTGTTCTATTTGATATAACAAATCAACATGACACCTGTAAAGTAACCCTTTAAAAGGGTGAAAATtctcaggggaaaaaaacattcaggaaaaaGTAATGCATAAAACCCAGTATGACttgtaacaaaaaaatatttttgaagaattattttgtaaaatattttttaacagaattttACATGACCAACTTTGTTTAAACATGAGCTTCAAAAAAAATGATTTAGTTTGACAAAATTAAATAtcctgatttttaaaacatacatTAAGTCATATAAAACTTAGTCTTGCGGCattcataaaaagaaataaaaatagtgcATTCTGGTAAGTGACTCCTGTGTAGTTTAAACTACACGTACTGACATGTTTTTAAGTTACTGCCCCAGTGCCAGCCTTCattaaacgagaaaaaaaaagtagctcTACATCAACTCATTCTTTAATGTTTGCACGCTAGGAGACAGTTTTCCGTCATCCATGCCGAGTAAAACTTTTTGCACAAATTCAAAAGTTTTGGCAAGTCCTTTAGGATATTTTAAGTGAAGAGCATACATGAATCCAAACAAGACAAGAAAGGCCTCTGGAAGTTGGCTATGGGTGGTGACCACTTCATTCTCCAGGACAACTGAGACCCTCACTGGATCGTAATGGATTGGAGCAGCAGCATTTTCATGAACAACTGTAAGCAGGGACACTGGAGCATCCTCAGTCAGTACTTCAGGATTATCAATctaaaaaatattattcagGGACATGTTATATTCATGTTAGAACATTATCAATATGACTGAGTCAATATTACATGATTCATCAACTAGTGATAATTACAAATATATTAGTAAGTAAAGGTTGCTCCTCAACCTTCACCTTTGCAATAGAACATGCATAATTGTAAAAACAATGAATGAAGGCTTACCAGGGTGGTCCTAAAAAATCCTATGTCTTTGTCACGCAGCAAAACTGGAAGACCTCTGATAACGGTAGTCCGTCGTGAATTTACATCATGCAGTTCCTGTAAAGATGAaaaacaagaagaaaaaaaacaacatctaaatatctgaaataaagaaaaatctaattacattttaaagaaTACTTCATCTTATGACAACAACCATACCTGCTCATCATGAACTTTCAAAAGATTAGCCAGGGCATCTGCTGTCTTGCCTGTCTTGGATGCTTTTTGCCTTAAAATGGTCATCAAACAAGGTAGGAGGTAGTCCAGTTGTGCATAGAATTTGTTGGGCAAATTCTCATTTGTAACACGTTGGTACTCTGCAAACAGCTAAATCGGACAAAAGAGAATTTTATAAAACAAACCCACATcagaaaatatataataatcactagaaaacaattattattattattattatttacctcagatgttatacGCAGTGCAGGCCAGAGATTCAGAAACTCATTCACAGATGGGCTTCCGCTAACAATGTTCTGTCGTCGCAGAGCAAAAGTTCTCTCCATGTTCTTGTGGATGAGACtagtatttttttctgtcttctGGACTTCAACAGCAATTTCCTGTCTAACTGTTTCAAGAGATGCTTCATCCTCACCTTGAGGAAAGTTTGGCAAATAATTAACCTCAGAACGTCTTGGTTTCTTGATTTTAGAATGTGATGGTTCATTCTCAGGATGGCCTTGACTTCTTTtcccagcattaacagttacctCAAGACATCCAATTTTCCTCATTTTGTTTCTCAAGTTGCCCATCTTGAACTTTAA contains:
- the LOC125722461 gene encoding uncharacterized protein LOC125722461 isoform X1 — encoded protein: MWPRDFPIPQFSYDVELRLRQGNDEFEKSGKGLKLTRDQKHDILEKLGSTMYDFKAYPDDKQIGKVAEALVTKHPCLKEPGSDTGWNGWKTSLKFKMGNLRNKMRKIGCLEVTVNAGKRSQGHPENEPSHSKIKKPRRSEVNYLPNFPQGEDEASLETVRQEIAVEVQKTEKNTSLIHKNMERTFALRRQNIVSGSPSVNEFLNLWPALRITSELFAEYQRVTNENLPNKFYAQLDYLLPCLMTILRQKASKTGKTADALANLLKVHDEQELHDVNSRRTTVIRGLPVLLRDKDIGFFRTTLIDNPEVLTEDAPVSLLTVVHENAAAPIHYDPVRVSVVLENEVVTTHSQLPEAFLVLFGFMYALHLKYPKGLAKTFEFVQKVLLGMDDGKLSPSVQTLKNELM
- the LOC125722461 gene encoding uncharacterized protein LOC125722461 isoform X2, with the translated sequence MYDFKAYPDDKQIGKVAEALVTKHPCLKEPGSDTGWNGWKTSLKFKMGNLRNKMRKIGCLEVTVNAGKRSQGHPENEPSHSKIKKPRRSEVNYLPNFPQGEDEASLETVRQEIAVEVQKTEKNTSLIHKNMERTFALRRQNIVSGSPSVNEFLNLWPALRITSELFAEYQRVTNENLPNKFYAQLDYLLPCLMTILRQKASKTGKTADALANLLKVHDEQELHDVNSRRTTVIRGLPVLLRDKDIGFFRTTLIDNPEVLTEDAPVSLLTVVHENAAAPIHYDPVRVSVVLENEVVTTHSQLPEAFLVLFGFMYALHLKYPKGLAKTFEFVQKVLLGMDDGKLSPSVQTLKNELM